Proteins from a genomic interval of Equus quagga isolate Etosha38 chromosome 13, UCLA_HA_Equagga_1.0, whole genome shotgun sequence:
- the ZNF23 gene encoding zinc finger protein 23 isoform X4 — MEWDSLSPAQRALYRDVMLENYGNMASLAWLLPSGALSASGIGTSKRTPGCREVERVNLTAAPLGRTLVCTLDPPYRSCVLETVWEEVTSCSTVLSSGFPLLKPAVISQLEGGGELGGPSPLAAGTEAGPQALWTVDIDIQTDNNLTKEMDEEKVNTSFELQRDFSQETAFSEAFVLEKQEEAHSVGSMKKENSIIDGTVKDDTSPMEECFFNQSPNLNQCYTVSTGEQSPECTGLEKAFSFDTKLIQHEIINTGKRPFKCEELVETFRCNSQLTQHQDSYTGEKPHQCKECGKAFSVHAKLIWHQRLHSREKPFKCVECGKSFSYSSHYITHQTIHSGEKPYQCKVCGKAFSVNGSLSRHQRIHTGEKPYQCKECGSGFSCSSAYITHQRVHTGEKPYQCNDCGKAFNVNAKLIQHQRIHTGEKPYECNECGKGFRCSSQLRQHQSVHTGEKPYQCKECGKAFSNNAKLIQHQRIHTGEKPYECTECGKAFSIKGKLIQHQRIHTGEKPYECKECGKAFRCNSQLRQHLRIHTGEKPYECKECGKAFNVNAKLMQHQRMHTGEKPFECNECGKCFTSKRNLLDHHRIHTGEKPYQCKECGKAFSINAKLTRHQRIHTGEKPFKCVECEKAFSCSSDYIVHQRIHTGEKPFQCKECGKAFHVNAHLIRHQRSHTGEKPFRCMECGKGFSYSSDCIIHQTVHTWKKPYVCNMCGKAFRFSFQLSQHQSVHSEGKS; from the exons ATGGAATGGGACAGCCTGTCCCCTGCACAGAGGGCCCTGTACagggatgtgatgctggagaattATGGAAATATGGCCTCCCTGG catggcttttgccaagcggtgccttgtctgcatccgggattggaaccagcaaacgaaccccgggctgccgagaagtggaacgtgtgaacttaaccgctgcaccactgggccggaccCTGGTGTGCACTCTTGATCCGCCCTATAGAAGCTGTGTTTTGGAGACAGTGTGGGAAGAAGTAACTTCCTGTTCCACAGTATTATCTTCAG GATTTCCACTTCTCAAACCTGCTGTGATCTCACAACTGGAAGGAGGAGGTGAGCTGGGGGGCCCATCTCCACTGGCTGCTGGGACAGAAGCAGGCCCCCAGGCCCTCTGGACTG TAGATATTGATATTCAGACTGACAATAATTTGACAAAggaaatggatgaagaaaaagttAATACATCATTTGAACTTCAGAGGGACTTTTCCCAGGAAACAGCCTTTTCAGAAGCCTTTGTTCTAGAGAAACAAGAGGAAGCTCACTCAGTAGGAagtatgaagaaagaaaacagtatcaTTGATGGAACAGTGAAAGACGACACAAGCCCCATGGAGGAGTGTTTCTTTAATCAAAGTCCAAACTTGAATCAGTGTTACACTGTCTCCACTGGAGAGCAATCCCCTGAGTGTACTGGACTGGAGAAAGCCTTCAGCTTTGACACAAAACTTATTCAGCATGAAATAATTAACACTGGGAAAAGACCTTTCAAATGTGAAGAATTAGTGGAAACCTTTAGGTGTAACTCTCAACTTACTCAGCATCAAGATAGTTACACTGGTGAGAAGCCCCATCAGTGTAAGGAGTGTGGCAAAGCCTTTAGCGTTCATGCAAAATTAATTTGGCATCAAAGACTTCATAGCAGGGAGAAACCCTTCAAGTGTGTGGAGTGTGGGAAAAGTTTTAGTTACAGTTCCCATTATATCACACATCAGACAATCCACAGTGGAGAGAAGCCCTATCAGTGTAAGgtgtgtgggaaggccttcagcgTTAATGGGAGTCTAAGTCGGCATCAGAGAatccacacaggagagaagccctatcAGTGCAAGGAGTGTGGAAGTGGCTTCAGCTGCAGTTCTGCATATATCACACACCAGAGAGTCCACACGGGAGAGAAACCTTACCAGTGTAATGActgtgggaaagctttcaatgTTAATGCAAAATTAATTCAACATCAGagaatccacactggagagaaaccttatgaatgtaatgAGTGTGGGAAAGGCTTCAGGTGCAGCTCCCAGCTTAGGCAGCATCAGAGcgtccacactggagagaaaccctatcaGTGTAAGGAGTGTGGAAAAGCCTTTAGTAATAATGCAAAACTCATTCAGCATCAAAGAATTCACAcaggtgagaaaccctatgagtgtactgaatgtggaaaagcctttagcATCAAAGGGAAGTTAATCCAGCACCAGAGAATCCACAcaggtgagaaaccctatgagtgtaaagaatgtgggaaagccttcaggtGTAACTCTCAGCTCCGGCAGCATCTGAgaatccacactggggagaagccctacGAGTGTAaggagtgtgggaaggccttcaatGTTAATGCAAAACTAATGCAGCATCAGAGGATGCATACTGgggagaaaccctttgaatgtaatgAGTGTGGGAAATGCTTTACTTCTAAAAGAAACCTACTTGATCATCACCGAATCCATACTGGAGAAAAGCCTTAtcaatgtaaggaatgtgggaaagccttcagtatCAATGCCAAACTAACTAGGCATCAGAGAAtacacactggggagaaaccttTCAAATGTGTGGAATGTGAGAAAGCATTTAGCTGTAGTTCTGACTATATTGTACATCAGAGaatccatactggagagaaaccctttcagtgtaaggaatgtggaaaagccttccaCGTTAATGCCCATTTAATTCGGCATCAGAGAagccacactggggagaaaccctTCAGATGCATGGAGTGTGGCAAAGGCTTCAGCTATAGCTCTGACTGTATTATACATCAGACTGTCCATACTTGGAAGAAACCCTATGTGTGTAATatgtgtgggaaagccttcaggtTTAGCTTCCAACTTAGTCAGCATCAGAGTGTCCATAGTGAAGGAAAATCCTAA
- the ZNF23 gene encoding zinc finger protein 23 isoform X7, giving the protein MEWDSLSPAQRALYRDVMLENYGNMASLGFPLLKPAVISQLEGGGELGGPSPLAAGTEAGPQALWTVDIDIQTDNNLTKEMDEEKVNTSFELQRDFSQETAFSEAFVLEKQEEAHSVGSMKKENSIIDGTVKDDTSPMEECFFNQSPNLNQCYTVSTGEQSPECTGLEKAFSFDTKLIQHEIINTGKRPFKCEELVETFRCNSQLTQHQDSYTGEKPHQCKECGKAFSVHAKLIWHQRLHSREKPFKCVECGKSFSYSSHYITHQTIHSGEKPYQCKVCGKAFSVNGSLSRHQRIHTGEKPYQCKECGSGFSCSSAYITHQRVHTGEKPYQCNDCGKAFNVNAKLIQHQRIHTGEKPYECNECGKGFRCSSQLRQHQSVHTGEKPYQCKECGKAFSNNAKLIQHQRIHTGEKPYECTECGKAFSIKGKLIQHQRIHTGEKPYECKECGKAFRCNSQLRQHLRIHTGEKPYECKECGKAFNVNAKLMQHQRMHTGEKPFECNECGKCFTSKRNLLDHHRIHTGEKPYQCKECGKAFSINAKLTRHQRIHTGEKPFKCVECEKAFSCSSDYIVHQRIHTGEKPFQCKECGKAFHVNAHLIRHQRSHTGEKPFRCMECGKGFSYSSDCIIHQTVHTWKKPYVCNMCGKAFRFSFQLSQHQSVHSEGKS; this is encoded by the exons ATGGAATGGGACAGCCTGTCCCCTGCACAGAGGGCCCTGTACagggatgtgatgctggagaattATGGAAATATGGCCTCCCTGG GATTTCCACTTCTCAAACCTGCTGTGATCTCACAACTGGAAGGAGGAGGTGAGCTGGGGGGCCCATCTCCACTGGCTGCTGGGACAGAAGCAGGCCCCCAGGCCCTCTGGACTG TAGATATTGATATTCAGACTGACAATAATTTGACAAAggaaatggatgaagaaaaagttAATACATCATTTGAACTTCAGAGGGACTTTTCCCAGGAAACAGCCTTTTCAGAAGCCTTTGTTCTAGAGAAACAAGAGGAAGCTCACTCAGTAGGAagtatgaagaaagaaaacagtatcaTTGATGGAACAGTGAAAGACGACACAAGCCCCATGGAGGAGTGTTTCTTTAATCAAAGTCCAAACTTGAATCAGTGTTACACTGTCTCCACTGGAGAGCAATCCCCTGAGTGTACTGGACTGGAGAAAGCCTTCAGCTTTGACACAAAACTTATTCAGCATGAAATAATTAACACTGGGAAAAGACCTTTCAAATGTGAAGAATTAGTGGAAACCTTTAGGTGTAACTCTCAACTTACTCAGCATCAAGATAGTTACACTGGTGAGAAGCCCCATCAGTGTAAGGAGTGTGGCAAAGCCTTTAGCGTTCATGCAAAATTAATTTGGCATCAAAGACTTCATAGCAGGGAGAAACCCTTCAAGTGTGTGGAGTGTGGGAAAAGTTTTAGTTACAGTTCCCATTATATCACACATCAGACAATCCACAGTGGAGAGAAGCCCTATCAGTGTAAGgtgtgtgggaaggccttcagcgTTAATGGGAGTCTAAGTCGGCATCAGAGAatccacacaggagagaagccctatcAGTGCAAGGAGTGTGGAAGTGGCTTCAGCTGCAGTTCTGCATATATCACACACCAGAGAGTCCACACGGGAGAGAAACCTTACCAGTGTAATGActgtgggaaagctttcaatgTTAATGCAAAATTAATTCAACATCAGagaatccacactggagagaaaccttatgaatgtaatgAGTGTGGGAAAGGCTTCAGGTGCAGCTCCCAGCTTAGGCAGCATCAGAGcgtccacactggagagaaaccctatcaGTGTAAGGAGTGTGGAAAAGCCTTTAGTAATAATGCAAAACTCATTCAGCATCAAAGAATTCACAcaggtgagaaaccctatgagtgtactgaatgtggaaaagcctttagcATCAAAGGGAAGTTAATCCAGCACCAGAGAATCCACAcaggtgagaaaccctatgagtgtaaagaatgtgggaaagccttcaggtGTAACTCTCAGCTCCGGCAGCATCTGAgaatccacactggggagaagccctacGAGTGTAaggagtgtgggaaggccttcaatGTTAATGCAAAACTAATGCAGCATCAGAGGATGCATACTGgggagaaaccctttgaatgtaatgAGTGTGGGAAATGCTTTACTTCTAAAAGAAACCTACTTGATCATCACCGAATCCATACTGGAGAAAAGCCTTAtcaatgtaaggaatgtgggaaagccttcagtatCAATGCCAAACTAACTAGGCATCAGAGAAtacacactggggagaaaccttTCAAATGTGTGGAATGTGAGAAAGCATTTAGCTGTAGTTCTGACTATATTGTACATCAGAGaatccatactggagagaaaccctttcagtgtaaggaatgtggaaaagccttccaCGTTAATGCCCATTTAATTCGGCATCAGAGAagccacactggggagaaaccctTCAGATGCATGGAGTGTGGCAAAGGCTTCAGCTATAGCTCTGACTGTATTATACATCAGACTGTCCATACTTGGAAGAAACCCTATGTGTGTAATatgtgtgggaaagccttcaggtTTAGCTTCCAACTTAGTCAGCATCAGAGTGTCCATAGTGAAGGAAAATCCTAA
- the ZNF23 gene encoding zinc finger protein 23 isoform X8 has product MDEEKVNTSFELQRDFSQETAFSEAFVLEKQEEAHSVGSMKKENSIIDGTVKDDTSPMEECFFNQSPNLNQCYTVSTGEQSPECTGLEKAFSFDTKLIQHEIINTGKRPFKCEELVETFRCNSQLTQHQDSYTGEKPHQCKECGKAFSVHAKLIWHQRLHSREKPFKCVECGKSFSYSSHYITHQTIHSGEKPYQCKVCGKAFSVNGSLSRHQRIHTGEKPYQCKECGSGFSCSSAYITHQRVHTGEKPYQCNDCGKAFNVNAKLIQHQRIHTGEKPYECNECGKGFRCSSQLRQHQSVHTGEKPYQCKECGKAFSNNAKLIQHQRIHTGEKPYECTECGKAFSIKGKLIQHQRIHTGEKPYECKECGKAFRCNSQLRQHLRIHTGEKPYECKECGKAFNVNAKLMQHQRMHTGEKPFECNECGKCFTSKRNLLDHHRIHTGEKPYQCKECGKAFSINAKLTRHQRIHTGEKPFKCVECEKAFSCSSDYIVHQRIHTGEKPFQCKECGKAFHVNAHLIRHQRSHTGEKPFRCMECGKGFSYSSDCIIHQTVHTWKKPYVCNMCGKAFRFSFQLSQHQSVHSEGKS; this is encoded by the coding sequence atggatgaagaaaaagttAATACATCATTTGAACTTCAGAGGGACTTTTCCCAGGAAACAGCCTTTTCAGAAGCCTTTGTTCTAGAGAAACAAGAGGAAGCTCACTCAGTAGGAagtatgaagaaagaaaacagtatcaTTGATGGAACAGTGAAAGACGACACAAGCCCCATGGAGGAGTGTTTCTTTAATCAAAGTCCAAACTTGAATCAGTGTTACACTGTCTCCACTGGAGAGCAATCCCCTGAGTGTACTGGACTGGAGAAAGCCTTCAGCTTTGACACAAAACTTATTCAGCATGAAATAATTAACACTGGGAAAAGACCTTTCAAATGTGAAGAATTAGTGGAAACCTTTAGGTGTAACTCTCAACTTACTCAGCATCAAGATAGTTACACTGGTGAGAAGCCCCATCAGTGTAAGGAGTGTGGCAAAGCCTTTAGCGTTCATGCAAAATTAATTTGGCATCAAAGACTTCATAGCAGGGAGAAACCCTTCAAGTGTGTGGAGTGTGGGAAAAGTTTTAGTTACAGTTCCCATTATATCACACATCAGACAATCCACAGTGGAGAGAAGCCCTATCAGTGTAAGgtgtgtgggaaggccttcagcgTTAATGGGAGTCTAAGTCGGCATCAGAGAatccacacaggagagaagccctatcAGTGCAAGGAGTGTGGAAGTGGCTTCAGCTGCAGTTCTGCATATATCACACACCAGAGAGTCCACACGGGAGAGAAACCTTACCAGTGTAATGActgtgggaaagctttcaatgTTAATGCAAAATTAATTCAACATCAGagaatccacactggagagaaaccttatgaatgtaatgAGTGTGGGAAAGGCTTCAGGTGCAGCTCCCAGCTTAGGCAGCATCAGAGcgtccacactggagagaaaccctatcaGTGTAAGGAGTGTGGAAAAGCCTTTAGTAATAATGCAAAACTCATTCAGCATCAAAGAATTCACAcaggtgagaaaccctatgagtgtactgaatgtggaaaagcctttagcATCAAAGGGAAGTTAATCCAGCACCAGAGAATCCACAcaggtgagaaaccctatgagtgtaaagaatgtgggaaagccttcaggtGTAACTCTCAGCTCCGGCAGCATCTGAgaatccacactggggagaagccctacGAGTGTAaggagtgtgggaaggccttcaatGTTAATGCAAAACTAATGCAGCATCAGAGGATGCATACTGgggagaaaccctttgaatgtaatgAGTGTGGGAAATGCTTTACTTCTAAAAGAAACCTACTTGATCATCACCGAATCCATACTGGAGAAAAGCCTTAtcaatgtaaggaatgtgggaaagccttcagtatCAATGCCAAACTAACTAGGCATCAGAGAAtacacactggggagaaaccttTCAAATGTGTGGAATGTGAGAAAGCATTTAGCTGTAGTTCTGACTATATTGTACATCAGAGaatccatactggagagaaaccctttcagtgtaaggaatgtggaaaagccttccaCGTTAATGCCCATTTAATTCGGCATCAGAGAagccacactggggagaaaccctTCAGATGCATGGAGTGTGGCAAAGGCTTCAGCTATAGCTCTGACTGTATTATACATCAGACTGTCCATACTTGGAAGAAACCCTATGTGTGTAATatgtgtgggaaagccttcaggtTTAGCTTCCAACTTAGTCAGCATCAGAGTGTCCATAGTGAAGGAAAATCCTAA